The nucleotide window TTCTTTCTCTGTCTGATTTAGATAAATAGCCATAGAACACCATCTTgtaggttttattaattaacaagGTCAGATTTTGTCAGCGTTTACGCGTTTGATGGCCGCGTGCTTCATTGGATATTCATCATgtcaaaaattaaggaaaaaataataataaaacttcaacaatatatttaaattgttgGGTTTGTAGAGTTCATAATCGGGTTtccttttaaaatcataatccaCGAGTTTATGTATGTTCTtaaatttactctttttttcctgttttttcttgaagtttatcgttttttcttatcttaatcatgataataaataactcattataaataaaatttgcaGTGTTGAAAGGTGGTGTAGACAAGATCACTGTGACATGGGGGCTAAACCAAACCCTCGCAGCCGGGACTGACTCGACCTACAAGACGATCAAGGTCAAACTATGCTACGCGCCCATTAGCCAAGTAGACCGCGCCTGGAGAAAAACTGTAGACCGCATAAAGAAGGACAGGACTTGCCAGCATAAGATCGTCGCCAGGCCTTACAACTCTGCCAACAAGACCTTCCAATCCCTCGAGTGGACTGTTCAACGTGACGTGCCCACTGCCACGTACTTCATACGTGCCTATGCCTATGACGCCGATGAGAGCGAGGTGGCTTACGGGCAAACAACAGATGCACACAAGACCACAAATCTGTTTCAAGTGGAATCAATCACCGGCCGCCACATGGCAATGGATGTTTGCTCAATTTGCTTTAGTGTCTTCTCTGTTGTGTCCTTGCTTGTTTTCTTCTACATCGAGAAGAGAAAGTCCAAGAGGTCTCAGTGAAGTGAACAGGGTAGCAGATATCGTATCAGACAATAAGCCCGTATAGTATTGCAAGTAGTTGTTgccatgttttattttcttaaatttgtgttgagctttttatattttcatgaacTCGTAGGAAATCTGGACTTTGTAGTGGggaaacaaggaaaagaaagtgGCTTTATTATGAAAAACTGAGCAGCTGATATCTGAAATGGATAGTTTGAGTCAGCTGGGTTATTTTATCTTGACAAGTCCTTCAGATTTTTTATAGCTCTACGAGAACCATTGACTTCCACTTCATTTccagaaagattaaaaaataaaaaaacaaaaaaaacagcagCATAAAGAAAGAATTACAACATGAATATGATCATGACAGCTTAGCATAATTTTGAAGATAAAGCAGACAAGACATCATGTAGGGTGgaccaaaaataacaaagcGTCATGATGAAGATGTGGATGATGGTGATCACATTTTCTATCTGCACGCAATGAAACATCTCTGGCATCATCCAAAATATTACTCTATTTATTCTGCTAATACCTCCAACAAGTCTGGAGATGATAAAGGACGTTGAGTTCTGAAAATAAGCACCAATGGAGTAACAACAGGCATGCGCGATCATGACaaataaacataaacaaatgAGAACAAGCAACAGAGACCATCAAGAGTAAGCCATCCCCTAATCGCAAATGTGTAGGGTATTCAATCTTGGACACTGATAGAAATCAACAGTTGCATCCATACCTCTTTTGGGAGGAGAAAGGCACAACACAATTGCCGAGTTGAGTTTAATGATGAGCTCTTCCATGgcttgttaatttatttatttattccaatGCGGATAATATAATGTACAAATGTATGGCAGTTTAaccaaataaaatgttaaactTACAAGTCAGGTTAAGGATTAAAACACATTTCGGTGCTCTGAA belongs to Populus nigra chromosome 18, ddPopNigr1.1, whole genome shotgun sequence and includes:
- the LOC133678757 gene encoding high-affinity nitrate transporter 3.1-like, translated to MAARRLLLASLVLSCSLLPCYEAVLFSSLQKTLAVTASPTSGQVLKGGVDKITVTWGLNQTLAAGTDSTYKTIKVKLCYAPISQVDRAWRKTVDRIKKDRTCQHKIVARPYNSANKTFQSLEWTVQRDVPTATYFIRAYAYDADESEVAYGQTTDAHKTTNLFQVESITGRHMAMDVCSICFSVFSVVSLLVFFYIEKRKSKRSQ